The Vibrio kanaloae genome has a window encoding:
- a CDS encoding tyrosine-type recombinase/integrase translates to MYKSLYHDVEIDGINIQRLHVYYDDDYEPVILPSLWLVQIAVTLEVWGWHTSGQRSNCGSSLSRKKVLNVETAFKAEPITENTLENYVGHVFKLLKHINKNPDLSIHRTENLTTRYLNHYLNEVLPEQLKSPESLKAHQSGIAAYCNFLCALGVWEKDNNRPTTIYRKTKQYMAEKDTQPLKTNYVSSYEYNDLLRVCPCKRDKLLLQLGYEVGLRAEENTGLELNDYGNHQGLRSIFKELKSRPEKMEWEYTLRGKYTKGGRTGKIYIDRELLQGMQEYHDFERAATVLESGYDAPTLFVRSDPQGKGLPIGRKQATTTFRKARNKLPFINQLLSYHDLRHSFATKLYNDELLNPEGQETRSESAALEVVRKRLRHSEGSKTVYRYIRLRTVMVTCEQRS, encoded by the coding sequence ATGTATAAAAGCCTTTACCATGATGTAGAAATCGATGGTATCAACATACAAAGACTACATGTTTATTATGATGACGATTACGAGCCTGTTATCTTACCTAGCTTGTGGTTGGTACAAATTGCAGTAACTCTGGAAGTTTGGGGGTGGCACACATCAGGCCAACGCAGCAATTGTGGTTCCTCACTCTCACGTAAAAAGGTGCTGAACGTAGAAACTGCTTTTAAGGCCGAGCCAATAACAGAAAATACACTGGAAAATTATGTTGGCCATGTGTTTAAATTACTCAAACATATAAACAAAAACCCAGATCTAAGCATTCACCGCACTGAAAATCTGACTACCCGCTATCTCAATCATTACCTCAATGAGGTACTGCCAGAACAATTAAAGTCACCTGAGTCTCTCAAAGCACATCAATCAGGAATTGCCGCATATTGCAATTTTCTCTGTGCTTTAGGTGTTTGGGAAAAAGATAATAATCGACCAACAACTATTTATCGAAAAACCAAACAGTACATGGCTGAAAAGGATACCCAGCCACTAAAGACTAATTATGTATCTAGTTATGAATACAACGACCTACTACGTGTTTGCCCGTGTAAACGTGACAAGCTATTACTACAGTTAGGGTATGAAGTTGGATTACGAGCAGAAGAGAATACTGGACTTGAGCTTAATGACTACGGAAACCATCAAGGCTTACGTTCCATATTTAAAGAGCTCAAGTCCCGCCCAGAAAAGATGGAGTGGGAATACACTCTTCGAGGAAAATATACCAAGGGAGGAAGAACTGGTAAAATCTACATTGACCGAGAGTTACTTCAAGGTATGCAGGAGTACCATGATTTTGAACGGGCAGCTACCGTATTAGAATCTGGGTACGATGCCCCGACATTATTCGTTCGTTCTGACCCACAAGGGAAGGGCCTTCCTATTGGTAGGAAACAGGCCACTACAACGTTCAGAAAAGCAAGAAACAAATTACCATTTATCAATCAACTACTTAGCTACCACGATCTCCGTCACTCGTTTGCGACCAAACTATATAATGATGAGCTACTAAACCCTGAAGGCCAAGAAACTCGTTCAGAAAGTGCTGCGCTCGAAGTAGTGCGGAAACGTCTTCGCCATAGTGAGGGCTCCAAAACAGTCTACCGTTATATCCGCTTGCGTACCGTAATGGTAACCTGTGAGCAAAGGAGCTGA
- a CDS encoding superoxide dismutase has translation MLHTFPALPYAYDALEPYIDAKTMEVHYSKHHKTYYDKFVNAIAGSELEQQSLTEIFANISQHSPAVRNNGGGYYNHILYWNCMSQDGGGEPAGELGGAIKNTFGDFETFQEQFAQAAINTFGSGFAWLVVEEGQLKIISTSNQDNPWMDTIASNGEPILALDVWEHAYYISYQNRRPDYINAWWNVVNWNAVAENYAQALANQA, from the coding sequence ATGTTGCACACTTTTCCTGCTCTACCCTACGCTTACGATGCTCTAGAACCTTACATTGATGCTAAAACGATGGAAGTGCATTACAGCAAGCACCACAAAACCTATTACGATAAGTTTGTTAATGCTATCGCTGGTAGTGAACTAGAACAGCAATCACTGACCGAGATCTTCGCTAATATCTCGCAGCATAGCCCTGCCGTTCGTAACAATGGTGGCGGCTACTACAACCATATTTTGTATTGGAACTGTATGTCTCAAGACGGCGGTGGTGAACCGGCTGGCGAACTTGGCGGCGCTATCAAGAACACATTCGGAGATTTCGAAACATTCCAAGAACAGTTCGCTCAAGCGGCGATCAATACCTTCGGGTCAGGCTTTGCTTGGTTAGTGGTAGAAGAGGGACAACTAAAGATCATCTCGACCTCAAACCAAGATAACCCTTGGATGGATACCATCGCCAGCAACGGGGAACCAATTCTTGCACTGGATGTTTGGGAACACGCCTACTACATCAGTTACCAAAACCGTCGCCCTGATTACATCAACGCATGGTGGAATGTGGTGAATTGGAATGCGGTTGCTGAAAACTACGCACAAGCACTCGCAAATCAAGCGTAA
- the cpxA gene encoding envelope stress sensor histidine kinase CpxA, whose protein sequence is MRIPKITSLYGRIFAIFWFTMLLVLLSVLSLPHLDPRVARDVPEEHFTKLSRIAKSIEKRFAKENNLGKIVFQLEGPPRSRKDTRPRIYLTDLEGSVLTTKKHSDYKVKAIRNFVTTIDNPKVPKQKLYGHYMVAGPIPVALAGEDLMMYIGVKWDQPPPFLLRLFDRPLQLLLAVMLASTPLLLWLAWALSQPARRLERAAKRVARGQFEVDPQLEKGTSEFRQAGESFNQMVEAVNQMISGQQRLLSDISHELRSPLTRLRMANALAIRKQGESQELERIDTEAQRLEQMISELLTLSRMQVNSHITREVQPISSLWEEIIKDAQFEAEQMGKQLTFSEIPERSISGNPKLLMSALDNITRNAIYYGKDRVDVQFSVQQDLLTICVNDNGDGVPEDELDSIFRPFYRVSTARDRNSGGTGLGLTITESAIRQHSGTITASRSQLGGLQLEITLPILPV, encoded by the coding sequence ATGCGCATACCTAAAATCACCAGCTTATATGGGCGTATCTTTGCTATCTTTTGGTTCACCATGTTATTGGTGCTTTTATCGGTCCTATCGCTTCCCCATTTAGACCCTAGAGTTGCGCGTGATGTCCCTGAAGAACACTTCACGAAACTTAGCCGTATTGCAAAAAGTATCGAAAAGCGATTCGCCAAAGAAAATAACTTGGGCAAGATTGTCTTCCAATTGGAAGGCCCACCACGCAGCCGGAAAGACACACGCCCTCGCATCTACTTAACCGATCTTGAAGGCTCGGTGTTAACAACTAAAAAGCATTCAGATTACAAAGTAAAAGCCATTCGTAACTTCGTGACGACAATTGATAACCCTAAAGTGCCAAAACAAAAGCTGTATGGACATTACATGGTAGCAGGCCCAATACCAGTCGCACTTGCCGGTGAGGACCTGATGATGTATATCGGAGTTAAGTGGGATCAGCCACCGCCGTTCTTGTTACGCCTATTTGATAGACCTCTACAACTTTTACTTGCCGTCATGTTAGCGAGTACCCCGCTATTACTTTGGTTAGCTTGGGCATTGAGTCAACCTGCTCGCAGACTAGAACGCGCCGCAAAACGTGTAGCGAGAGGACAATTTGAGGTCGACCCTCAATTAGAAAAAGGCACCTCAGAATTCAGACAAGCTGGTGAAAGCTTTAACCAAATGGTCGAAGCGGTGAACCAGATGATCTCAGGTCAACAGCGTCTGCTCTCTGATATCTCACACGAGCTCCGCTCACCACTGACCCGCCTACGCATGGCAAATGCATTGGCGATTCGTAAACAAGGTGAGAGCCAAGAACTCGAGCGTATCGATACCGAAGCGCAACGTTTAGAACAGATGATCAGTGAACTACTGACGTTATCTCGTATGCAGGTCAACAGCCATATTACTCGTGAGGTTCAGCCCATCTCGAGCTTATGGGAAGAAATTATAAAAGACGCACAGTTTGAAGCCGAACAGATGGGGAAACAGCTGACGTTTTCGGAGATCCCAGAGCGTTCTATCTCAGGTAACCCCAAGCTATTGATGAGTGCGTTAGACAATATTACACGTAACGCAATCTATTACGGTAAGGACCGCGTCGATGTGCAATTCAGTGTTCAACAAGATCTACTCACAATTTGTGTGAACGATAATGGCGATGGCGTGCCTGAAGATGAGTTAGATTCTATTTTCAGGCCTTTCTATCGTGTTTCAACCGCCCGTGATCGTAACTCTGGCGGTACAGGACTTGGGTTAACCATTACTGAAAGTGCAATTCGCCAACACAGCGGAACCATTACCGCCAGCCGCAGCCAGTTAGGTGGATTACAACTCGAAATCACTCTACCTATCTTACCGGTGTAA
- a CDS encoding response regulator — MANILLIDDDTELTCLLKDILSFEGFTVSEANDGYTGLEAINEEIDLVLLDVMMPRLNGMETLKKLRENWETPVLMLTAKGEEIDRVIGLELGADDYLPKPFSDRELLARIRAILRRTQTNTAPKTASDTIQYQDIEIFPGKQEAYCNGQIIDLTTTEFVLLSHLIQNPGQVITKEALSLDVLGKRLAAFDRAIDMHISNLRKKIPERHDGKSRIKTLRGRGYLLIEED; from the coding sequence ATGGCGAACATTCTTCTGATTGATGACGACACCGAATTAACCTGTTTACTTAAAGATATTCTGAGCTTTGAGGGCTTTACAGTTTCCGAAGCCAATGATGGCTATACGGGGCTTGAGGCTATCAATGAGGAGATTGATCTAGTTCTTTTGGATGTAATGATGCCACGCCTTAATGGTATGGAAACACTAAAGAAACTGAGAGAAAATTGGGAAACACCCGTGCTGATGCTGACCGCAAAAGGCGAAGAAATCGATCGTGTGATTGGCCTTGAACTTGGAGCTGATGATTACTTACCAAAACCATTCAGTGACCGAGAGCTGCTCGCGCGTATTCGAGCCATTCTGCGCCGAACACAAACCAACACCGCGCCTAAGACAGCCAGTGACACCATTCAATACCAAGACATCGAGATCTTCCCAGGCAAACAAGAAGCCTACTGCAATGGTCAAATCATCGACCTTACAACCACAGAGTTCGTCTTACTTAGCCATTTAATCCAGAATCCGGGGCAAGTGATCACCAAAGAAGCCTTGAGCTTAGATGTATTGGGTAAAAGACTCGCCGCTTTTGATCGCGCGATTGATATGCATATCTCTAATCTACGTAAGAAGATTCCAGAGCGCCACGACGGTAAATCTCGTATCAAAACTTTACGCGGCCGTGGCTATTTATTGATAGAGGAAGATTAA
- a CDS encoding CpxP family protein, whose amino-acid sequence MKMTKKLVLVAAVLPLMFGATTAYAYGSGDKGDHKGMHGKCGGFDKKVMRQLDLTDAQKTELKEMREANRAEMKAKRVGNKADRVAQMKAHHEKVQALVLADNFDEAAANDLASEMVEKQTERRVVMLKKQHEMMSVLTAEQKTQLKEIQQERMTKCADKMEKRMNKNK is encoded by the coding sequence ATGAAAATGACTAAGAAACTTGTACTAGTAGCGGCGGTACTTCCACTTATGTTCGGTGCAACCACTGCGTATGCATACGGTAGCGGCGATAAAGGCGACCACAAAGGCATGCACGGCAAATGCGGCGGCTTCGATAAGAAAGTGATGCGCCAACTCGATCTCACTGACGCACAAAAAACAGAATTGAAAGAGATGCGAGAAGCAAATCGTGCAGAGATGAAAGCAAAACGCGTTGGCAACAAAGCCGATAGAGTGGCGCAAATGAAAGCGCACCACGAAAAAGTTCAAGCCTTGGTATTGGCTGACAACTTCGATGAAGCTGCAGCGAACGACTTAGCAAGCGAAATGGTTGAAAAGCAAACTGAGCGTCGCGTGGTAATGCTGAAGAAGCAACACGAAATGATGAGTGTGCTAACGGCTGAGCAAAAAACGCAACTGAAAGAAATCCAACAAGAGCGCATGACTAAGTGTGCTGACAAAATGGAAAAACGCATGAATAAAAACAAGTAA
- the fieF gene encoding CDF family cation-efflux transporter FieF (FieF, a metal efflux transporter, is a member of the CDF (cation diffusion facilitator) family of transporters.): MKQEYARLVTLAAWAATTIATVLLIVKVAAWWVTGSVSLLASVVDSMLDIAASVVNLIVVRYSLQPADKEHTFGHGKAESLAALAQAMFISGSACFLILNGIERFFRPHELNSPEIGIYVSLFAIVMTYGLVRFQKHVVKKTGSQAIAADSLHYQSDLYMNAAIMLALALSWFGIGQADSVFAIGIGIYILYSAYQMAMEAIQSLLDRKLPDEELEQIKETSLSVEGVLGVHQLRTRRSGPIRFIQLHLELEDNIPLIEAHRISDEVEDKLISVFPDADVLIHQDPYSVVFGPEKQQKFHSW; encoded by the coding sequence ATGAAACAAGAATACGCACGTTTAGTTACGCTCGCCGCTTGGGCAGCCACCACCATCGCTACTGTTTTATTGATAGTGAAAGTCGCAGCGTGGTGGGTGACAGGTTCAGTGAGTCTGTTGGCTTCGGTGGTGGATTCAATGCTGGATATCGCCGCTTCTGTCGTCAATCTTATTGTGGTTCGTTACTCTCTACAGCCCGCTGACAAAGAACATACCTTTGGTCATGGTAAAGCAGAATCTCTTGCCGCATTAGCACAAGCGATGTTTATTTCGGGCTCGGCCTGCTTCCTTATTCTTAATGGTATTGAACGCTTTTTTAGGCCACACGAATTGAATTCCCCGGAAATCGGTATCTATGTCAGCTTGTTCGCAATAGTGATGACCTACGGTTTAGTCAGATTTCAAAAGCACGTGGTGAAAAAAACTGGTAGCCAAGCTATTGCAGCCGATTCACTGCACTATCAGTCTGATCTCTACATGAATGCGGCCATTATGTTGGCGCTGGCATTGAGCTGGTTTGGTATTGGGCAAGCGGATTCGGTGTTCGCGATTGGTATCGGTATCTACATTCTTTATAGTGCTTATCAAATGGCAATGGAAGCCATTCAATCTTTACTGGATAGGAAGCTGCCCGATGAAGAACTGGAACAGATAAAAGAAACATCGTTGAGTGTGGAAGGCGTACTCGGTGTGCACCAGCTAAGAACGCGCCGTTCAGGGCCGATTCGATTCATTCAATTGCATTTAGAGCTTGAAGATAATATCCCACTTATTGAAGCGCATCGCATTTCTGACGAAGTAGAGGATAAGCTTATCTCCGTGTTTCCTGATGCTGATGTATTAATTCATCAAGACCCATATTCGGTCGTATTTGGCCCCGAGAAGCAGCAGAAATTTCATTCTTGGTAA